The following are from one region of the Mycolicibacterium diernhoferi genome:
- a CDS encoding amidohydrolase family protein: MGVLHLRGRGLPDGEQVQWWVVDERSREEHGPSGVLSAEPIGNAVTVFDGGWIIPGLVDAHCHVGLGPAGATSFDEAIGQAEIERDAGALLLRDAGSPVDTRSLDDRDDLPRIIRAGRHLARPKRYMPGLPIDIEDESQLPEYVAAQARFGDGWVKLVGDWIDRGAGDLAPLWSDDVLVEAIAAAHANGARVTAHVFGEDALPGLIKAGIDCIEHGTGITEDTIELMLEHGTALVPTLINIDNFPGIADKAAKYPTYAKHMRDLYASCRQRVGAAHDAGIPIYAGTDAGGMIAHGRIGDEIDALRGVGMSPTDALGAASWNARDWLGRPALEHGASADLLCFTEDPREVGVGNPDLVMLRGRVWP; the protein is encoded by the coding sequence ATGGGCGTGCTGCACCTGCGCGGCCGCGGACTGCCCGACGGCGAGCAGGTGCAATGGTGGGTGGTCGATGAGCGCTCGCGCGAAGAGCACGGGCCCAGCGGTGTGCTGTCGGCCGAGCCGATCGGCAACGCCGTCACCGTCTTCGACGGCGGCTGGATCATCCCCGGCCTGGTCGACGCGCACTGTCACGTCGGGCTCGGCCCCGCCGGCGCGACGAGTTTCGACGAGGCGATCGGGCAGGCCGAGATCGAACGCGACGCCGGCGCGCTGCTGCTGCGCGACGCCGGTTCGCCGGTGGATACCCGCAGCCTCGACGACCGCGACGATCTGCCCCGCATCATCCGGGCCGGCCGGCACCTGGCCCGGCCCAAGCGCTACATGCCGGGCCTGCCGATCGACATCGAGGACGAATCGCAGCTACCGGAGTACGTCGCTGCGCAGGCGCGGTTCGGTGACGGCTGGGTGAAGCTGGTCGGCGACTGGATCGACCGCGGCGCCGGCGACCTGGCCCCGCTGTGGTCCGACGATGTGCTGGTCGAGGCGATCGCGGCGGCGCACGCCAACGGCGCCCGCGTCACCGCGCACGTGTTCGGGGAGGACGCGCTGCCCGGACTGATCAAGGCCGGTATCGACTGCATCGAACACGGCACCGGCATCACCGAGGACACCATCGAGCTGATGCTCGAACACGGCACCGCGTTGGTGCCGACCCTGATCAACATCGACAACTTCCCGGGCATCGCCGACAAGGCGGCCAAGTATCCGACCTACGCCAAGCACATGCGCGACCTGTACGCGTCCTGCCGGCAGCGGGTGGGGGCGGCCCACGACGCCGGGATTCCGATCTACGCCGGGACCGACGCCGGCGGGATGATCGCCCACGGCCGCATCGGCGACGAGATCGACGCGCTGCGCGGGGTCGGGATGAGCCCGACGGACGCGCTCGGTGCGGCGAGTTGGAACGCCCGGGACTGGCTGGGCCGTCCCGCGCTGGAACACGGCGCCTCGGCGGATCTGCTGTGTTTCACCGAGGATCCGCGCGAGGTCGGGGTGGGTAACCCGGATCTGGTGATGCTGCGCGGCCGGGTCTGGCCCTGA
- a CDS encoding diflavin oxidoreductase, which produces MSGQSDISLIVAFGTDMGNAEDAAMTFAESVATIGIEVEAVELNQVDLTQLPDTSHFIVVVSTFGEGEFPDSATLFWEAISADTDRLEHLKFAVLALGDSSYELFCNAGKLLDERLEALGAHRMTDRVDVDGFYEEPARAWTAELIELLTAEQGAPGGEPVPIPERAEPRERHVAVRARLAVNRWLNSTTSDKEVRHYEVDLTGTGIAYQAGDSIAVHATNDPALVAALLDELRVGADHTVTGHDKPLGTLLTEDLEIRTPSRALLTLAAARTSDQSVAEALRTGDTHGGTEGSWLYGKDVLDIVALADLKADEVVDTLRPLQFRDYSIASSPLAHPDSVHLTVASVRYDAAGRRRGGVASTYLADRCTEVLVHLRPNNHFRLPAGDVPIIMIGPGTGIAPFRAFLQERAAAGATGRSWLFFGDRRRDTDFLYRDELQDFLDSGVLTRLNLAFSRDQESKVYVQHHIQENAEEVFGWLQDGAHVYVCGDAERMAKDVDAALHDVVARAGGMDATAAHSYVNDLIKSHRYVRDVY; this is translated from the coding sequence GTGTCCGGCCAGTCCGACATCTCGCTCATCGTCGCGTTCGGCACCGATATGGGAAACGCCGAGGACGCGGCGATGACGTTCGCCGAGTCGGTCGCCACCATCGGCATCGAGGTCGAAGCCGTCGAGCTCAATCAGGTCGACCTCACGCAGCTGCCGGACACCTCCCACTTCATCGTGGTGGTGTCGACCTTCGGCGAGGGCGAGTTCCCGGATTCGGCGACGCTGTTCTGGGAGGCCATCAGCGCGGACACCGACCGCCTCGAGCACCTCAAGTTCGCCGTCCTGGCCCTCGGCGACAGCTCCTATGAACTGTTCTGCAACGCCGGGAAGCTGCTCGACGAACGACTGGAGGCGCTCGGCGCCCACCGGATGACCGACCGGGTCGACGTGGACGGCTTCTACGAGGAGCCGGCCAGGGCGTGGACCGCCGAGCTCATCGAACTGCTGACCGCCGAGCAGGGCGCGCCGGGCGGCGAACCCGTCCCGATCCCCGAGCGGGCCGAACCGCGGGAGCGCCACGTCGCGGTCCGGGCCCGGCTCGCGGTGAACCGGTGGCTCAACTCGACCACGTCCGACAAGGAGGTCCGCCATTACGAGGTGGATCTCACCGGCACCGGAATCGCTTATCAGGCAGGCGATTCCATCGCCGTGCACGCCACCAACGATCCCGCACTGGTGGCGGCGCTGCTGGATGAGCTCAGGGTCGGCGCCGACCACACGGTGACCGGGCACGACAAGCCGCTGGGCACGCTGCTCACCGAGGATCTGGAGATCCGCACGCCGTCACGGGCGCTGCTGACGCTGGCGGCCGCACGCACCTCGGATCAGTCGGTCGCCGAAGCCCTGCGCACCGGGGACACCCACGGCGGCACCGAGGGGTCGTGGCTGTACGGCAAGGATGTCCTGGACATCGTGGCGCTGGCCGACCTCAAGGCCGACGAGGTCGTGGACACCCTGCGCCCGCTGCAGTTCCGCGACTACTCGATCGCGTCCAGCCCGCTGGCGCATCCCGACAGCGTGCACCTGACGGTCGCCAGCGTGCGTTACGACGCCGCCGGTCGCCGGCGCGGCGGTGTGGCATCGACATATCTGGCCGACCGCTGCACCGAGGTGCTGGTGCACCTGCGCCCGAACAACCACTTCCGGCTGCCCGCCGGGGACGTCCCGATCATCATGATCGGCCCGGGCACCGGCATCGCGCCGTTCCGCGCCTTCCTGCAGGAGCGCGCCGCCGCCGGCGCGACGGGACGGTCCTGGCTGTTCTTCGGCGACCGGCGCCGCGACACCGATTTCCTGTACCGCGACGAGTTGCAGGACTTCCTCGACAGCGGTGTGCTGACCCGGCTGAACCTGGCATTCTCCCGGGACCAAGAGTCGAAAGTGTATGTGCAGCACCATATTCAGGAGAATGCCGAGGAGGTCTTCGGCTGGCTGCAGGACGGCGCACACGTGTATGTGTGCGGCGACGCCGAACGGATGGCCAAGGACGTGGACGCGGCGCTGCACGATGTCGTCGCCCGCGCCGGCGGCATGGACGCCACGGCCGCGCACAGCTACGTCAACGACCTGATCAAGAGCCACCGCTACGTCCGCGACGTGTACTAA
- a CDS encoding D-alanyl-D-alanine carboxypeptidase family protein encodes MRHLFAATALALSTVLAAPAQATPNVEPAGAQSFANGPAKAYLLADLDTGAVLAAKDAHGRYAPASTIKVLLAMVVLDHLRPDNFARANDSHTKVECSCVGLKPGQPYTVTQLLSALLMVSGNDSANMLADMLGGQRAAVAAMNRKAAAVGARSTKASSPSGLDGPGWESITTPHDLAVIFRAALRYPLIAQIMRSPSAAFPGKTLSNQNELLSRYPGDLGGKTGYTNLARKTYVGAAQRGDRRLVVVQMYGTGDLYGQAIGLLDWGFSRP; translated from the coding sequence GTGCGACACCTGTTCGCGGCGACCGCGCTCGCCCTCAGCACGGTCCTGGCGGCGCCTGCACAGGCCACGCCCAATGTGGAACCCGCTGGCGCGCAATCGTTTGCGAACGGACCGGCCAAGGCCTACCTGCTCGCCGATCTGGACACCGGCGCGGTACTGGCCGCCAAGGATGCGCACGGCCGCTACGCCCCGGCCAGCACCATCAAGGTGCTGCTGGCCATGGTGGTGCTCGACCATCTGCGGCCCGACAACTTCGCCCGCGCCAACGACTCGCACACCAAGGTCGAATGTTCCTGCGTGGGGCTCAAACCCGGCCAGCCGTACACCGTGACCCAGCTGCTGAGCGCGCTACTGATGGTGTCGGGCAACGATTCGGCGAACATGCTCGCCGACATGCTCGGCGGTCAGCGCGCGGCGGTCGCCGCCATGAACCGCAAAGCCGCCGCCGTCGGGGCCCGCAGCACCAAGGCGTCCTCCCCGTCCGGGCTGGACGGGCCGGGGTGGGAGTCGATCACCACCCCGCACGATCTGGCGGTCATCTTCCGGGCCGCTCTGCGCTATCCGTTGATCGCGCAGATCATGCGCTCCCCGTCCGCCGCGTTCCCCGGTAAGACGCTGTCCAACCAGAACGAGTTGCTCAGCCGGTATCCCGGCGACCTGGGCGGCAAGACCGGGTATACGAACCTGGCCCGCAAAACCTATGTCGGGGCAGCTCAGCGCGGTGACCGTCGCCTGGTCGTGGTGCAGATGTACGGAACCGGCGATCTGTACGGCCAGGCCATCGGCCTGCTGGACTGGGGTTTCAGCCGGCCCTGA
- a CDS encoding D-alanyl-D-alanine carboxypeptidase family protein, protein MRRLAAGLISALCLLTVSTGSAGAVPGVDQPLGSVPIPDGPAQAWVIADMDSGAVLASRDGYGRYAPASTIKVLLATVVLEELPLEATVVAEEADTRVECNCAGVAPGQTYTVRQLLEGLLLVSGNDAANTLATMLGGREAAVAKMNAKAAQLGAHATVAGSPSGLDGPGIEMWSSPHDLAVLFRAALADPVFGQITAQPTAVFPGRTGDRVLVNQNELLGRYPGTLGGKTGFTDLARKTFVGAAQRDGRRLVVALMYGLVREGGPTYWDQASALLDWGFVQDRSAGIGVL, encoded by the coding sequence ATGCGAAGGCTTGCCGCCGGTCTCATCTCTGCGCTCTGTTTGCTCACCGTCAGCACCGGTTCGGCGGGCGCCGTTCCCGGTGTCGATCAGCCGCTGGGATCGGTGCCGATACCGGATGGACCTGCACAGGCCTGGGTGATCGCGGATATGGACAGCGGTGCGGTCCTGGCCTCTCGGGACGGGTACGGGCGCTACGCGCCGGCCAGCACCATCAAGGTGCTGTTGGCCACGGTGGTGCTCGAGGAACTGCCGCTGGAGGCGACCGTGGTGGCCGAGGAGGCCGACACCCGGGTCGAGTGCAACTGCGCGGGCGTGGCGCCCGGCCAGACCTACACGGTGCGTCAACTGTTGGAAGGCTTGCTGCTGGTGTCGGGCAACGACGCAGCAAACACGTTGGCCACCATGCTCGGCGGCCGGGAGGCGGCCGTGGCGAAGATGAACGCGAAGGCCGCACAATTGGGCGCGCACGCCACCGTGGCGGGCAGTCCGTCCGGCCTGGACGGGCCCGGTATCGAGATGTGGTCCTCGCCGCACGACCTGGCGGTGCTGTTCCGGGCCGCGCTGGCCGACCCGGTGTTCGGCCAGATCACCGCGCAACCCACGGCGGTGTTCCCGGGCAGGACCGGTGACCGCGTGCTGGTCAACCAGAACGAGTTGCTGGGCCGCTATCCCGGCACGCTGGGCGGCAAGACCGGATTCACCGATCTTGCGCGTAAGACGTTCGTCGGCGCCGCGCAGCGCGACGGCCGACGCCTCGTGGTCGCGTTGATGTACGGGCTGGTCCGCGAGGGCGGCCCGACCTACTGGGATCAGGCGTCGGCCCTGTTGGATTGGGGTTTCGTGCAGGACCGGTCGGCCGGCATCGGGGTCCTGTAG
- a CDS encoding N-acetylglutaminylglutamine amidotransferase — protein sequence MCGIAGEVARGRSADLSAIAKMADSMVPRGPDSGGFWAQGGVALGHRRLAIIDLSSHGQQPMHDPELGLTVAFNGCIYNYPQLRQELIGKGYRFFSHSDTEVVLKGYREWGEQVVDHLFGMFAFAVTEVDSGRVLLARDRLGVKPLYWTEVSDAFRFASSLPALVAAGGVDTDIDPVALHHYLSFHSVVPPPHTILKGVRKLAPGTIMRIEPDGSRTERTYWEPVFERSAERAGWSENEWEEAILDSLRTAVERRLVADVPVGCLLSGGLDSSLIVGLLAEAGQHGLATFSIGFEAAGGEEGDEFKYSDIIARHYSTDHHQIRIDTARMLPALSGAIGAMSEPMMSHDCVAFYLLSQEVSKHVKVVQSGQGADEIFAGYHWYPPMAHAADHDVDGALRRYRQAFFDRDHAALNSLLQPQWRLDADIAGDYVRSHFAHPGAATATDRALRLDTTVMLVDDPVKRVDNMTMAWGLEGRVPFLDHELVELAATCPPALKTAYDGKGVLKEAARKVIPHEVIDRPKGYFPVPALKHLAGPYLDLVRDALHGQGARTRGLFNPAEVDRLLAEPNGYLTPLRGNPLWQLGLLELWLAHHVDGVTTR from the coding sequence ATGTGCGGCATCGCCGGCGAGGTTGCTCGCGGCCGATCAGCAGATCTGTCAGCCATCGCCAAAATGGCCGATTCCATGGTGCCGCGAGGACCTGACAGTGGGGGATTCTGGGCCCAGGGCGGCGTGGCCCTCGGACACCGCCGGCTGGCCATCATCGACCTGTCCAGCCACGGACAGCAGCCCATGCACGACCCCGAACTCGGCCTCACCGTCGCGTTCAACGGCTGTATCTACAACTATCCGCAGTTGCGCCAGGAACTGATCGGCAAGGGCTACCGGTTCTTCTCACACAGCGACACCGAGGTCGTGCTCAAGGGCTACCGGGAGTGGGGCGAACAGGTGGTCGACCACCTGTTCGGCATGTTCGCCTTCGCCGTCACCGAGGTCGACTCCGGTCGGGTGCTGCTGGCCCGTGACCGGCTCGGCGTGAAACCGCTGTACTGGACCGAGGTTTCGGACGCCTTCCGGTTCGCCTCCTCACTGCCGGCGCTGGTCGCGGCCGGTGGGGTGGACACCGACATCGACCCGGTGGCCCTGCACCACTACCTGAGCTTCCACTCGGTGGTGCCGCCGCCGCACACCATCCTCAAGGGTGTGCGAAAACTGGCGCCGGGAACCATCATGCGCATCGAGCCGGACGGGTCCCGAACCGAACGTACTTACTGGGAACCGGTTTTCGAGCGCTCGGCCGAACGCGCGGGCTGGTCGGAGAACGAGTGGGAAGAGGCCATCCTGGACTCGCTGCGCACCGCGGTGGAGCGGCGGCTGGTGGCCGACGTCCCGGTCGGCTGTCTGCTGTCGGGCGGCCTGGACTCCAGCCTGATCGTCGGCCTGCTCGCCGAAGCCGGCCAGCACGGCCTGGCGACGTTCTCCATCGGCTTCGAGGCCGCCGGCGGGGAAGAGGGCGACGAGTTCAAGTACTCCGACATCATCGCCCGGCACTACAGCACCGATCACCACCAGATCCGTATCGATACCGCCCGCATGCTGCCCGCACTGTCCGGGGCGATCGGCGCGATGAGCGAACCGATGATGAGCCACGACTGCGTGGCGTTCTATCTGCTGTCCCAGGAGGTCAGCAAGCACGTCAAGGTGGTCCAGTCCGGTCAGGGCGCCGACGAGATCTTCGCCGGCTACCACTGGTACCCGCCGATGGCGCACGCCGCGGACCACGATGTCGACGGCGCGCTGCGGCGCTACCGGCAGGCGTTCTTCGACCGCGACCACGCCGCGCTGAACAGTCTGCTGCAGCCCCAGTGGCGCCTGGACGCCGACATCGCCGGCGACTACGTCCGCAGCCATTTCGCGCACCCCGGCGCGGCGACGGCCACCGACCGGGCCCTGCGCCTGGACACCACCGTGATGCTGGTCGACGACCCGGTCAAGCGCGTCGACAACATGACCATGGCCTGGGGTCTGGAAGGCCGGGTGCCGTTCCTGGACCACGAGCTCGTCGAACTCGCGGCCACCTGCCCGCCCGCGCTCAAGACCGCCTACGACGGCAAGGGCGTGCTGAAAGAGGCTGCCCGCAAAGTCATCCCGCACGAGGTGATCGACCGGCCGAAGGGCTACTTCCCGGTGCCCGCGCTCAAGCACCTGGCCGGGCCCTATCTGGACCTGGTCCGCGACGCGCTGCACGGCCAGGGTGCGCGCACCCGGGGATTGTTCAACCCGGCCGAGGTGGATCGGCTGCTCGCCGAGCCCAACGGTTACCTGACGCCACTTCGGGGTAACCCCCTGTGGCAGCTCGGACTGCTGGAACTGTGGCTGGCGCATCACGTGGATGGGGTAACGACGAGATGA
- the ngg gene encoding N-acetylglutaminylglutamine synthetase yields MTLEKATSRRGAPHKDLSRKEVVQDLGWGRLVFGQTFDDPGELGTALRAEASGRRDIGMYLEAPHVFVALNPQEFFIDPSFTYRLDLTVPPAYRPPDLPGVTVRRVQSRADCAAINEIYLQCRMVPADVELMWHNSQREHHMIYLVAVDDSTGAVVGTVTGIDHVELFDDPENGSSLWCLAVSPTLCRPGAGGLLVRSLVEEFIDRGRAQMDLSVLHDNSAAIALYERMGFDRVPELGVKRKNAINEKLFAPAQPEEELDQLNPYARIIADEAILRGIAVQVLDAQAGYLQLTHGGTTVTTRESLSELTNAVAMSRCDDKRIARKVVSEAGIVVPQGVTATFGEEDHRFLARVGSVVVKPARGEQGAGITVGVTRHDELDRALQVASKHCPDVLIEERCEGEDLRIVVINGKVIAAAVRRPPEIIGTGKHTIGQLIEAQSRRRSAATQGESKIPLDSVTEDTVRDAGWDLGDVLAANEHLVVRRTANLHTGGTIVDVTDDLNPTLARVAVDAADAIGIPVTGIDLMVPAVDGEEYVFIEANERPGLANHEPRPTAQAFVDLLFPRTAATPWAWQPDPVDQG; encoded by the coding sequence ATGACCCTGGAGAAGGCGACCTCGCGCCGTGGCGCCCCGCACAAGGACCTCTCGCGCAAAGAGGTCGTGCAGGATCTCGGCTGGGGTCGGCTCGTCTTCGGGCAGACATTCGACGATCCCGGCGAACTGGGTACCGCATTGCGTGCCGAGGCCAGCGGGCGTCGCGACATCGGCATGTACCTGGAGGCGCCGCACGTCTTCGTCGCACTGAACCCACAGGAATTCTTCATCGACCCGAGCTTCACCTACCGGCTGGACCTGACGGTGCCGCCGGCCTACCGACCGCCGGACCTGCCCGGCGTGACGGTCCGGCGGGTGCAGTCCAGGGCCGACTGCGCGGCGATCAACGAGATCTACCTGCAGTGCCGGATGGTGCCCGCCGACGTCGAGTTGATGTGGCACAACAGTCAGCGCGAACATCACATGATCTATCTGGTGGCCGTCGACGACAGCACCGGTGCGGTGGTCGGCACCGTCACCGGTATCGACCACGTGGAGCTGTTCGACGATCCGGAGAACGGGTCGTCGCTGTGGTGCCTGGCGGTCAGCCCGACGCTGTGCCGGCCCGGAGCCGGTGGCCTGCTGGTGCGGTCGCTGGTCGAGGAGTTCATCGACCGCGGCCGCGCCCAGATGGACCTGTCTGTGCTGCACGACAATTCGGCGGCCATCGCGCTGTACGAGCGGATGGGTTTCGATCGGGTTCCCGAACTCGGCGTCAAACGCAAGAACGCGATCAACGAGAAGCTGTTCGCGCCCGCACAACCCGAGGAAGAGCTCGACCAGCTCAACCCGTACGCCCGCATCATCGCCGACGAGGCGATCCTGCGGGGGATCGCGGTGCAGGTGCTCGACGCCCAGGCCGGCTACCTGCAGCTCACCCACGGCGGCACCACGGTGACCACCCGCGAATCGCTCTCCGAGCTCACCAACGCGGTCGCAATGAGCCGGTGCGATGACAAGCGGATCGCGCGCAAGGTGGTCAGCGAGGCGGGAATCGTTGTGCCCCAAGGTGTCACCGCGACCTTCGGCGAGGAGGATCACCGTTTCCTGGCCCGGGTGGGCTCGGTGGTGGTCAAGCCGGCCCGCGGCGAGCAGGGCGCCGGCATCACCGTCGGGGTGACCCGTCACGACGAACTCGACCGGGCCTTGCAGGTGGCCAGCAAGCATTGCCCCGATGTGCTGATCGAGGAGCGTTGCGAGGGTGAGGATCTGCGCATCGTGGTGATCAACGGCAAGGTGATCGCGGCAGCGGTCCGGCGCCCACCGGAGATCATCGGCACCGGCAAGCACACCATCGGGCAGCTCATCGAGGCGCAGAGCCGGCGCCGGTCGGCCGCCACCCAGGGTGAATCGAAGATCCCGCTGGACTCGGTGACCGAGGACACCGTCCGCGACGCGGGCTGGGACCTCGGGGACGTGTTGGCCGCCAATGAGCACCTGGTGGTGCGCCGCACCGCCAACCTGCACACCGGTGGCACCATCGTCGATGTCACCGACGACCTGAACCCGACGCTGGCCAGGGTGGCGGTGGACGCCGCCGACGCGATCGGGATCCCGGTCACCGGGATCGACCTGATGGTGCCGGCGGTCGACGGTGAGGAATACGTGTTCATCGAGGCCAACGAGCGTCCCGGGTTGGCCAATCATGAACCGCGCCCGACGGCGCAGGCCTTCGTGGATCTACTCTTTCCACGGACAGCTGCCACGCCGTGGGCCTGGCAGCCCGATCCTGTCGATCAGGGTTAG
- a CDS encoding osmoprotectant NAGGN system M42 family peptidase translates to MPEETRAWMIDTLLHLLQTPSPSGRTDAVMQLIGDTLNDLGVPFTLTRRGALTAVLPGESKTTDRAVVVHADTIGCMVRALKDNGRLELVPVGTFSARFATGARVRIFTDDADEFFTGTVMPLKASGHAFGDEIDTQPTEWEHVEVRIDRQVSNRADLERLGFNVGDFVALIAAPELTSDGYIVSRHLDGKAGVAVALTLAKTVAEQKIVLPHTTSIMVTITEEVGHGASHGLDPDVAELVSVDNAVCAPGQESIEDGVTIPMADLHGPFDYHLTRKLCRLAKERGIPHARDVFRYYRSDAAAAIEAGANTRAALVGFGLDGSHGWERTHLDSLEGVYNLLYAWLQTPLTFEKWDAKPSGKLRDFPSSKQPAPTEQWVPLSRGDHAEPGEWEGDHWPPPQGSPGPSS, encoded by the coding sequence ATGCCGGAAGAGACCAGGGCGTGGATGATCGACACGCTGCTGCACCTGTTGCAGACGCCGAGTCCGTCGGGACGCACCGACGCGGTCATGCAGTTGATCGGTGACACCCTCAACGACCTCGGGGTGCCGTTCACGCTGACCCGGCGCGGCGCACTGACCGCGGTGCTGCCCGGCGAGTCGAAGACCACCGATCGCGCCGTGGTCGTGCACGCGGACACCATCGGCTGCATGGTGCGGGCGCTGAAGGACAACGGCCGCCTCGAGCTGGTGCCGGTGGGCACCTTCTCGGCGCGCTTCGCGACCGGGGCGCGGGTCCGGATCTTCACCGACGACGCCGACGAATTCTTCACCGGTACGGTGATGCCGCTCAAGGCCTCCGGGCACGCGTTCGGCGACGAAATCGACACCCAGCCAACGGAATGGGAGCACGTCGAGGTCCGTATCGACCGCCAGGTCAGCAACCGTGCCGACCTGGAACGGCTGGGCTTCAACGTCGGTGACTTCGTCGCGCTGATCGCCGCCCCGGAGCTGACCTCCGACGGGTACATCGTGTCCCGGCACCTGGACGGCAAGGCCGGGGTGGCCGTCGCGCTCACCCTGGCCAAGACGGTGGCCGAGCAGAAGATAGTGCTGCCGCACACGACGTCGATCATGGTGACCATCACCGAGGAGGTCGGGCACGGGGCGAGCCACGGCCTGGACCCCGACGTCGCCGAACTGGTGTCGGTGGACAACGCGGTGTGCGCGCCGGGGCAGGAGTCGATCGAGGACGGGGTGACCATCCCGATGGCCGACCTGCACGGCCCGTTCGACTACCACCTGACCCGCAAGCTGTGCCGGCTGGCCAAGGAACGGGGGATTCCGCACGCCCGCGACGTCTTCCGCTACTACCGCTCCGATGCGGCCGCGGCCATCGAGGCCGGCGCCAACACCCGCGCAGCCCTGGTCGGTTTCGGCCTGGACGGCAGCCACGGGTGGGAACGCACCCACCTGGACTCGTTGGAGGGCGTCTACAACCTGCTGTACGCCTGGCTGCAGACCCCGCTGACCTTCGAGAAGTGGGATGCCAAGCCGTCGGGCAAGCTGCGCGACTTCCCGTCGTCGAAGCAGCCGGCCCCGACCGAGCAGTGGGTGCCGCTCTCGCGTGGCGACCACGCCGAACCCGGGGAATGGGAAGGGGATCACTGGCCGCCGCCGCAAGGCTCCCCGGGCCCGTCCTCCTAG
- a CDS encoding nuclear transport factor 2 family protein, whose amino-acid sequence MLSIEEISDRLEIQDLLVAYSTAIDTRRFDDLDQVFAPDAYIDYRAMGGVDGHYPEVKAWLAEVLPNFPAYAHMLGNIDVRVTGDTATARTLCFNPMVLPGQEPPQVLFCGLWYADEFVRTADGWRMTRRVEEKCFDRVV is encoded by the coding sequence GTGCTGAGCATCGAAGAGATCTCCGACCGCCTCGAAATCCAGGACCTGCTGGTGGCCTACTCGACGGCCATCGACACCCGTCGCTTCGATGACCTCGATCAGGTGTTCGCCCCGGACGCCTATATCGACTACCGCGCCATGGGCGGGGTGGACGGGCACTATCCGGAGGTGAAGGCCTGGCTGGCCGAGGTACTGCCGAACTTCCCGGCCTACGCGCACATGCTCGGCAACATCGACGTCCGGGTGACCGGGGACACCGCGACGGCGCGCACGCTGTGCTTCAACCCGATGGTGCTGCCGGGGCAGGAACCGCCGCAAGTGCTGTTCTGCGGCCTTTGGTACGCCGACGAGTTCGTGCGCACCGCCGACGGTTGGCGGATGACGCGCCGCGTCGAGGAGAAGTGCTTCGACCGGGTGGTCTGA
- the rpsP gene encoding 30S ribosomal protein S16, with amino-acid sequence MAVKIKLARFGKIRNPQYRIAVADARNRRDGRAIEVIGKYHPKEEPSLIEIDSERAQYWLSVGAQPTEPVLALLKVTGDWQKFKGLPGAEGTLKVKEPKPSKLDLFNAALAAADGAPTGEAVQAKKKKAPAKKEEAPAAEAEAPAAEAEAPAEESAAE; translated from the coding sequence ATGGCTGTCAAGATCAAGCTCGCCCGTTTCGGCAAGATCCGTAACCCCCAGTACCGCATCGCCGTCGCCGATGCGCGCAACCGTCGCGATGGCCGCGCCATCGAGGTCATCGGCAAGTACCACCCGAAGGAAGAGCCGAGCCTGATCGAGATCGATTCGGAGCGTGCGCAATACTGGCTGAGCGTCGGCGCGCAGCCCACCGAGCCGGTGCTCGCGCTGCTGAAGGTCACCGGTGACTGGCAGAAGTTCAAGGGCCTGCCGGGCGCCGAGGGCACGCTGAAGGTCAAGGAGCCCAAGCCGTCCAAGCTGGACCTGTTCAACGCCGCCCTGGCTGCCGCCGACGGCGCGCCGACCGGCGAGGCCGTGCAGGCGAAGAAGAAGAAGGCTCCGGCCAAGAAGGAAGAGGCTCCCGCCGCCGAGGCCGAGGCTCCCGCCGCTGAGGCCGAGGCGCCCGCCGAAGAGTCCGCCGCAGAATGA
- a CDS encoding RNA-binding protein has product MSTVVVDAVEHLVRGIVDNPDDVRVDLVTNRRGRTVEVHVHPDDLGKVIGRGGRTATALRTLVAGIGGRGIRVDVVDTDQ; this is encoded by the coding sequence ATGAGCACCGTCGTCGTCGACGCCGTCGAGCACCTCGTTCGCGGGATCGTCGACAACCCTGACGACGTCCGTGTCGACCTGGTGACCAATCGCCGTGGACGCACCGTCGAGGTGCACGTTCACCCCGACGACCTGGGCAAGGTCATCGGGCGCGGTGGCCGTACCGCCACCGCGTTGCGCACCCTGGTCGCCGGCATCGGTGGCCGCGGTATCCGCGTCGACGTGGTGGACACCGACCAGTAG